A single window of Sphaerodactylus townsendi isolate TG3544 linkage group LG03, MPM_Stown_v2.3, whole genome shotgun sequence DNA harbors:
- the LOC125427696 gene encoding cholinesterase-like: MPSLCLSFLWLLLLFLLASKVTSNEDDTIVVTSSGPIKGKHIQVGSGTVTAYLGVPYAEPPLGKLRFQKALPHQPWSQVLEATHFGNSCSQFLLHDFPHSSMWLVTPPLSEDCLFLNVWVPHPRPSPPAPVLVWIHGGGFCSGTSSLDIYNGASLAAEENLIVVSLNYRLGALGFLSLPPSAPANVGLLDQQLALKWVKENAASFGGDPARVTISGQSAGAASVGFHLLCPGSQPLFAQAILQSGSVNAIWAWVTPEEAEQKALAFGQALGCPQDNDTDVVTCLQGKDVSSFHKYELSALNSTMLLNLPFSPTIDGEFLLEDPQKLLEPGRIPNKPILVGTTSDEGSMFVPFTFPEAKDGLITWKQLVEGVKRTVRRATEEVIQAVARKYSEEDHGPASYRRAMVQSSSDYFFVCPVAEIAAKLTEAGSPVYSYFFSQYTLGSAWPEWVGATHGAELPYLFGSFKTFLAANQTLTEAEAALSRRVKQYWAEFARHRNPNGITINEIQWPLYNVTEQNFFFLSTQPSQTEQKSPAQHCGFWKTQVLNAA, encoded by the exons ATGCCCAGTCTGTGCCTTTCATTCTTgtggctcctcctccttttcctattGGCCTCCAAGGTTACATCTAATGAAGATGACACCATAGTGGTCACCAGCAGTGGGCCTATTAAAGGGAAGCACATCCAGGTTGGCTCTGGCACTGTGACCGCTTATCTGGGTGTCCCCTATGCAGAACCGCCTTTGGGGAAATTGCGTTTCCAGAAGGCCTTGCCTCATCAGCCTTGGAGCCAAGTCTTGGAGGCGACCCATTTCGGCAACTCCTGCTCTCAGTTCCTTCTTCATGATTTCCCTCATTCTTCAATGTGGCTTGTCACTCCACCACTGTCAGAGGACTGTCTCTTTCTGAACGTTTGGGTGCCTCATCCCCGGCCCTCTCCCCCAGCTCCTGTCCTTGTTTGGATACATGGTGGGGGTTTTTGCAGTGGCACATCTTCTCTGGATATTTATAATGGGGCATCCTTAGCTGCTGAGGAGAACCTCATAGTAGTCTCCTTGAATTATCGTTTGGGGGCGCTAGGCTTTCTTTCATTACCACCAAGCGCCCCAGCTAATGTTGGCCTCTTGGACCAACAGCTGGCCTTGAAATGGGTGAAAGAGAATGCAGCCTCCTTTGGAGGAGATCCCGCTCGGGTGACCATTTCCGGACAGAGTGCTGGAGCAGCCTCGGTGGGTTTCCATCTCCTCTGCCCCGGAAGCCAGCCCCTTTTTGCCCAGGCTATACTGCAAAGCGGGTCTGTGAATGCCATCTGGGCTTGGGTGACCCCTGAGGAGGCTGAACAGAAAGCCCTTGCTTTTGGCCAGGCACTGGGGTGTCCTCAAGATAATGACACTGATGTAGTGACATGCCTCCAGGGAAAGGATGTATCAAGTTTCCATAAGTACGAGTTATCGGCGCTGAACAGCACAATGCTTCTGAACCTTCCTTTCTCGCCCACCATTGATGGAGAGTTCCTCCTGGAAGACCCACAAAAGCTTCTGGAGCCTGGGCGCATTCCAAATAAGCCAATTCTCGTTGGCACCACTTCTGACGAAGGGTCCATGTTTGTGCCATTCACATTCCCAGAGGCCAAAGATGGGCTAATAACTTGGAAGCAGCTGGTGGAGGGTGTGAAGAGGACTGTGCGAAGGGCCACAGAAGAAGTCATTCAGGCTGTGGCACGTAAATACAGCGAAGAGGACCACGGTCCTGCATCCTACCGCCGGGCCATGGTGCAGTCCAGTAGCGATTACTTCTTTGTATGCCCTGTAGCAGAAATTGCTGCAAAGTTGACTGAAGCTGGGAGTCCTGTGTACAGTTACTTCTTCTCACAGTACACCTTGGGCTCTGCTTGGCCTGAGTGGGTAGGGGCGACCCATGGTGCTGAGTTACCTTATCTATTCGGTTCGTTTAAGACTTTCCTGGCTGCCAACCAAACTCTCACAGAGGCGGAGGCTGCATTGAGCCGCAGAGTGAAGCAATACTGGGCAGAGTTTGCCAGA CACAGGAATCCTAATGGGATAACAATCAATGAGATTCAATGGCCGCTCTACAATGTCACAGAGCAgaacttcttctttctttccacgCAGCCATCCCAAACTGAACAGAAATCACCTGCCCAACATTGTGGTTTCTGGAAAACACAGGTTTTGAATGCAGCATAG